The Fibrobacter sp. genome includes a window with the following:
- a CDS encoding helix-turn-helix domain-containing protein → MARISKAELIRLQKKFKTDARIGEEFGITRQAVHQLRKKYGIESRTAGNPERNREMVSMRDSGHSVEAIAKKFKLSIPQTYRILKETASS, encoded by the coding sequence ATGGCAAGAATCAGCAAAGCCGAACTTATCAGGCTGCAGAAAAAATTCAAAACCGATGCACGAATTGGTGAAGAATTTGGTATTACAAGACAAGCAGTCCATCAGCTTCGCAAGAAATACGGTATCGAGTCCCGTACAGCAGGGAACCCTGAGAGAAACAGAGAAATGGTTTCAATGCGCGATTCAGGTCACAGTGTAGAAGCTATTGCAAAGAAATTCAAGCTCTCTATCCCTCAGACCTACAGAATCCTCAAGGAAACTGCCAGTTC
- a CDS encoding aspartate kinase: MDLIVSKFGGSSVASSEKLIQIVKILRMNPNRRCLVLSAPGKSPEHSTKVTDFLIKATEKALKSEDYSSIVSDLKKRFISIYQPLKVPVSRIEEITADLDRRLASDKSNSRRFRDLVVAAGEEFNCRLFAEYLNIDGLEAVYACPKESGLIVTDVFGDAQPMADTSLRLSTLKSLCAGKIVVFPGFFGYTENGDVATFSRGGSDLTGAILAEALDAIEYENWTDVDGIFSAHPLLVPQPIQIPALSYKEMRELSYIGFNVLHEEAVRPVMRKKIPIRLRNTNNVKNQGTLIVAERLPSARDVVGVASGGGYCSFTLQKFLMNRERGFGRRLLSIFEDMGLSYEHCPSGVDNISVILDQSQLKPEAANNIIRAIDQKLSPDEIRTEFGISLVSVVGEGLIHKIGVLAQAAKALSAADVNIKMVNQGSSEISIIFGIDSTDEKKAVNALYDEFFRK; the protein is encoded by the coding sequence ATGGATTTGATCGTAAGTAAATTCGGTGGCAGTTCAGTGGCTTCCAGTGAGAAGCTGATACAAATTGTCAAGATTCTGAGGATGAACCCGAACCGAAGATGTCTTGTTCTTTCCGCCCCGGGCAAGTCGCCCGAACACAGTACAAAGGTCACCGATTTTCTAATCAAAGCAACGGAAAAAGCCCTTAAATCCGAGGATTATTCCTCAATAGTCAGCGATCTGAAAAAACGCTTCATATCAATTTATCAGCCCTTAAAAGTGCCGGTTTCTAGAATTGAGGAAATCACAGCAGATCTGGACAGAAGACTTGCTTCAGACAAGAGTAACAGCAGACGTTTCCGTGATCTGGTAGTAGCGGCCGGTGAGGAGTTTAATTGCAGGCTGTTTGCTGAGTATCTGAATATTGATGGACTCGAAGCAGTCTACGCCTGTCCGAAAGAGTCTGGACTTATAGTAACGGATGTTTTCGGAGATGCTCAGCCGATGGCTGACACGTCATTGAGGTTGTCCACTTTAAAGAGTCTTTGTGCAGGGAAGATAGTTGTGTTTCCTGGATTCTTCGGTTACACCGAGAATGGGGATGTTGCCACATTCAGCAGAGGCGGATCTGACCTCACCGGGGCCATTCTGGCTGAGGCTCTGGATGCTATTGAATACGAGAACTGGACTGATGTAGACGGGATCTTCAGCGCTCATCCATTGCTGGTTCCTCAGCCGATACAGATTCCGGCACTTAGCTACAAGGAGATGCGTGAATTATCCTACATTGGATTCAATGTGCTTCATGAGGAGGCAGTCCGGCCTGTGATGCGAAAAAAGATTCCGATACGGCTGCGAAACACGAACAATGTCAAAAACCAGGGGACACTTATTGTAGCTGAACGGCTTCCAAGCGCACGGGATGTAGTAGGTGTGGCTTCAGGAGGGGGCTATTGCAGCTTTACATTACAGAAATTTCTGATGAACAGGGAGAGAGGGTTTGGAAGGAGACTTCTTTCGATTTTTGAGGATATGGGCCTCTCCTATGAGCACTGTCCTTCCGGAGTTGACAATATATCTGTAATTCTCGACCAGAGCCAGCTCAAACCGGAAGCCGCAAACAACATTATCAGGGCTATTGATCAGAAGCTCAGTCCTGATGAGATCCGCACGGAATTCGGAATATCTCTTGTCTCGGTTGTCGGAGAGGGTTTAATACACAAGATCGGAGTTCTGGCTCAGGCAGCCAAGGCGCTTTCCGCAGCCGATGTAAACATAAAGATGGTCAATCAGGGCAGCTCAGAGATAAGTATCATCTTTGGTATAGATTCCACAGATGAGAAAAAGGCTGTAAATGCCCTCTACGACGAATTCTTCCGTAAATAA
- a CDS encoding helix-turn-helix transcriptional regulator, producing MFPTRHELLAEFSNPVFTPHSSFPGLRTFSFLENWKSSPVVELPRLRIEIKGLDYLEFSGADGGVFDSQIRFQQDCYRLWYQVDGTGILQNVTRSSFGTARPGLLGVMERGERHTYLHQRGNFECFQVLFSLLPSQQAKCYWNAEVEGKVILEEREKAYFENLVFDLLMVISKGKEILGLASISRLLEILVVLFKKGLMIVDERQFPKNKVKYLVNKARNFMDLHYSTIQHQQSLEEECGVDVNYLNIIFKKETGMTLYNYMTRVRMEHAKHLLETTDEPVTDIACKVGYPNGNSFSRAFKRQEKCSPQEFRSRLKTMKQK from the coding sequence ATGTTTCCTACAAGACACGAATTACTGGCAGAATTCAGCAACCCTGTTTTTACACCCCACAGTTCTTTTCCGGGCCTGAGGACCTTTAGTTTTCTTGAGAACTGGAAGAGCTCTCCGGTAGTTGAACTTCCCAGACTACGCATAGAAATCAAAGGTTTGGATTATCTTGAGTTTTCCGGAGCCGATGGTGGGGTTTTCGACTCACAAATCCGGTTCCAGCAGGATTGCTACAGACTGTGGTATCAGGTGGATGGCACAGGTATTCTCCAGAATGTCACCCGCAGCAGTTTCGGAACTGCCCGTCCGGGACTGCTGGGAGTAATGGAACGGGGGGAACGGCATACTTACCTGCACCAGAGAGGCAATTTTGAATGCTTTCAGGTCCTTTTCTCGCTTCTTCCATCTCAGCAGGCTAAATGCTACTGGAATGCCGAGGTAGAGGGAAAGGTGATCCTGGAGGAGAGGGAAAAGGCTTACTTCGAGAATCTTGTTTTTGACCTGCTGATGGTGATTTCCAAAGGTAAAGAGATTCTGGGGCTAGCATCAATTTCCAGGTTGCTTGAAATCCTGGTGGTGCTGTTTAAGAAGGGTTTGATGATAGTAGATGAGAGGCAGTTTCCCAAAAACAAAGTCAAGTATCTGGTGAACAAGGCCAGAAATTTTATGGACCTCCATTATTCCACTATTCAGCACCAGCAGAGCCTTGAAGAGGAATGTGGTGTAGATGTAAACTATCTGAATATAATTTTCAAAAAAGAAACCGGCATGACGTTGTATAATTACATGACCAGGGTCCGGATGGAGCACGCCAAGCATCTTTTGGAAACCACAGATGAGCCAGTTACAGATATAGCCTGCAAAGTTGGATACCCAAACGGCAACTCATTCTCACGTGCCTTCAAGAGGCAGGAAAAGTGCAGTCCACAAGAATTCCGCAGCCGTTTAAAGACCATGAAGCAGAAATAG
- a CDS encoding sigma-70 family RNA polymerase sigma factor, protein MPSVTSETNRFLSDDSSLALYLKEISKHKTLSLEEEAKQAVRIREGDKKALEKLVKANLRFVVSVSRNYQNQGLPLSDLINEGNLGLIRAAKRFDEKKNFKFISYAVWWIRQAILQALAEQSRIIKLPLNRVGTIHKIGKTQSRLEQKLCRLPNISEIADELSLDEDDVCETIKIGNAHMSLDAPIQSGEDAKLIDLLQDENQESPDDGIMDISLQNEIERTLDTLSEREKEVVKLYFGIGEDTAHTLEEIGQRFNLTRERVRQIKEKAIKRLKHCSRCKRLRMYKGD, encoded by the coding sequence ATGCCTTCAGTGACGAGCGAAACAAACCGTTTCTTATCTGATGACAGTTCTCTGGCTCTTTACCTCAAAGAGATCAGCAAACATAAAACGCTGAGCCTTGAGGAAGAAGCAAAGCAGGCTGTACGCATTCGAGAGGGTGACAAAAAGGCTCTGGAGAAACTGGTTAAAGCTAATCTGCGCTTTGTGGTTAGCGTTTCCAGAAACTACCAGAACCAGGGTTTGCCATTAAGCGACCTTATCAACGAAGGCAATCTGGGGCTTATCAGGGCAGCAAAAAGATTTGATGAGAAGAAGAATTTCAAATTCATTTCCTATGCGGTGTGGTGGATTCGCCAGGCTATTCTTCAGGCTCTTGCCGAGCAGTCCCGGATCATAAAACTTCCTCTCAACAGAGTAGGAACAATACATAAGATCGGGAAAACCCAGAGCCGTCTTGAGCAGAAACTCTGCCGCCTGCCCAACATTTCCGAAATAGCCGATGAACTATCTCTTGATGAAGATGACGTCTGTGAAACCATCAAAATCGGTAATGCTCACATGTCCCTCGATGCACCGATTCAATCGGGAGAGGATGCCAAGCTGATTGATCTCCTTCAGGATGAGAATCAGGAGAGTCCCGATGATGGCATAATGGATATATCTCTTCAAAATGAGATAGAGCGAACTCTGGATACTCTGTCCGAAAGGGAAAAAGAGGTAGTGAAGCTGTATTTTGGAATAGGAGAGGACACTGCGCACACACTGGAAGAGATCGGCCAGAGGTTCAATCTGACCCGTGAAAGAGTCCGTCAGATAAAGGAAAAAGCGATCAAA